In Saccharothrix violaceirubra, the following are encoded in one genomic region:
- a CDS encoding flavin monoamine oxidase family protein: MSSGEQEQRVVGRRSVLKAAAGVAAAGLVATPAVAGAEETGGWADVIVIGSGFAGVTAARDLRAAGLRPLVIEARGRVGGRTWTSSFEGQTIEFGGQWVGDVHTNAIAELNRYGIATKPGGPLPLRAFFPNASGAQQEVDFLTANDHLNSLLAQLFEGSADYFPQPRNPLYAQGVLANYEPLSLQDRLNQLTLSTQDRLWLGGMTGVFSGGTSTRGALTAFAQAWAGGGHTGQGWNELQEYLIEGGTGALLGAILADARPDLRLNSPVVSVTQEPGRVVVTTRSGARYRAPAVVVTAPVNVWHTIDFTPGLPAVHTAATTQGVGVPNAAKLLIRLAGGPRLPFALGAEGAPMSWIVPQTELANGDQLVVGFTVDPTINLASVADVQAKVRTILPGATVRGFRAHSWWRDPWAQGGWALRSPGQLLQQVPAIHQPQGRVVFASGDVPAAWHGYIEGAIEAGKIGAAQALSII, encoded by the coding sequence ATGAGCAGCGGGGAGCAGGAGCAGCGCGTCGTCGGACGGCGTTCGGTGCTCAAGGCGGCGGCGGGGGTGGCGGCGGCCGGACTGGTCGCGACTCCGGCGGTGGCCGGCGCCGAGGAGACCGGCGGCTGGGCCGACGTCATCGTCATCGGTTCGGGGTTCGCCGGCGTCACGGCGGCACGTGACCTGCGCGCGGCCGGGTTGCGGCCGTTGGTGATCGAGGCCAGGGGCCGTGTCGGCGGTCGGACCTGGACCAGTTCCTTCGAGGGGCAGACGATCGAGTTCGGCGGCCAGTGGGTGGGCGACGTGCACACCAACGCGATCGCCGAGTTGAACCGGTACGGCATCGCCACGAAGCCCGGTGGTCCGCTGCCGCTGCGCGCGTTCTTCCCGAACGCGTCCGGCGCGCAGCAGGAGGTCGACTTCCTGACCGCCAACGACCACCTGAACTCCTTGTTGGCACAGCTTTTCGAGGGCTCGGCGGACTACTTCCCGCAGCCCCGGAACCCGCTGTACGCGCAGGGCGTGCTCGCGAACTACGAGCCGTTGTCGTTGCAGGACAGGCTGAACCAGTTGACTCTGTCCACTCAGGACAGGTTGTGGCTGGGCGGCATGACCGGTGTGTTCTCCGGCGGTACCAGCACGCGTGGCGCGCTGACCGCGTTCGCGCAGGCGTGGGCCGGCGGCGGGCACACCGGGCAGGGCTGGAACGAACTCCAGGAGTACCTGATCGAGGGCGGCACGGGCGCGCTGCTGGGCGCGATCCTCGCCGACGCCCGGCCCGACCTGCGGCTGAACTCGCCGGTCGTGTCCGTGACGCAGGAACCGGGCCGGGTCGTGGTGACCACGCGCTCGGGCGCCCGGTACCGCGCGCCGGCCGTCGTGGTCACCGCGCCGGTGAACGTGTGGCACACCATCGACTTCACCCCGGGTCTGCCCGCCGTGCACACGGCGGCGACCACCCAGGGCGTCGGTGTGCCGAACGCGGCCAAGCTGCTGATCCGGTTGGCGGGCGGCCCCCGGCTGCCGTTCGCGCTCGGTGCCGAGGGCGCGCCGATGTCGTGGATCGTGCCGCAGACCGAACTGGCGAACGGCGACCAGCTCGTGGTCGGCTTCACCGTCGACCCGACCATCAACCTGGCCAGTGTCGCGGACGTCCAGGCCAAGGTGCGCACGATCCTGCCGGGCGCGACGGTGCGCGGGTTCCGGGCGCACTCGTGGTGGCGCGACCCGTGGGCACAGGGCGGTTGGGCGCTGCGCAGCCCCGGCCAGCTCCTCCAGCAGGTGCCGGCCATCCACCAGCCGCAGGGCCGGGTCGTGTTCGCCTCGGGTGACGTGCCCGCGGCCTGGCACGGCTACATCGAGGGTGCGATCGAGGCGGGCAAGATCGGTGCGGCCCAGGCGCTGTCGATCATCTGA
- a CDS encoding WD40 repeat domain-containing protein, which produces MIGVVAALGLLAACAADISGDDEVEITMVPLGRLSPGHLVVAPDGRSSYFASATFSEEDKRVQVLDNARREIVATYTFDTDPDDTWVRGMALSGDGRWLHVITSHRLVVLDTATGATAATVVPPDTVGLGALAVARDGRHVYLFDDQSALLGLPGRIFVVDVGTATVVGQTALKRDLANGALVSPDGTRLYATTSGWSKNRTESQVALETYDITTTTPRFVSDIGLLPPNQGVYHPALNPVLSDDGQRIYAVGSYRDLLVVDPVHERLVATIPVDNGGEHVRAVAVRHDGSAVYVARDQRTAADGPVVAVVDTATARIVDTLVGFEDDYIPALAVAPGDDTLYTASVTDPGTDTRYGAAQIVDLDDQGT; this is translated from the coding sequence GTGATCGGAGTGGTGGCCGCGCTCGGCCTGTTGGCCGCTTGTGCCGCGGACATTTCCGGCGACGACGAGGTGGAGATCACCATGGTCCCGCTCGGTCGCCTCTCGCCCGGACACCTGGTGGTCGCGCCGGACGGCCGGTCGTCCTATTTCGCCTCGGCCACGTTCTCCGAGGAGGACAAACGGGTCCAGGTGCTGGACAACGCCCGGCGGGAAATCGTGGCGACCTACACGTTCGACACCGACCCCGACGACACGTGGGTGCGCGGGATGGCCCTGAGCGGCGACGGGCGGTGGCTCCACGTGATCACCTCCCACCGGCTGGTGGTGCTCGACACCGCGACCGGCGCCACCGCGGCGACCGTGGTGCCGCCCGACACCGTCGGCCTCGGTGCGCTCGCGGTCGCCCGCGACGGCCGCCACGTCTACCTGTTCGACGACCAGAGCGCGCTGCTCGGGCTGCCCGGTCGGATCTTCGTGGTGGACGTCGGCACGGCGACCGTCGTCGGGCAGACGGCGCTCAAGCGCGACCTGGCCAACGGCGCGCTGGTCAGCCCGGACGGCACCCGCCTGTACGCGACCACGTCCGGCTGGTCGAAGAACCGGACGGAATCCCAGGTGGCGCTGGAGACCTACGACATCACCACCACGACGCCCCGGTTCGTCTCCGACATCGGCCTGCTGCCGCCCAACCAGGGCGTGTACCACCCGGCGCTCAACCCCGTGCTCAGCGACGACGGGCAGCGCATCTACGCCGTGGGCTCCTACCGGGACCTCCTGGTGGTCGACCCGGTGCACGAGCGCCTGGTCGCCACGATCCCGGTCGACAACGGCGGCGAGCACGTGCGCGCGGTCGCCGTGCGGCACGACGGGAGCGCGGTCTACGTCGCACGCGACCAGCGCACCGCGGCGGACGGCCCGGTGGTGGCGGTCGTCGACACCGCGACGGCCCGGATCGTGGACACGCTGGTCGGTTTCGAGGACGACTACATCCCCGCGCTCGCCGTCGCACCCGGCGACGACACGCTCTACACCGCCTCCGTGACCGACCCCGGCACCGACACGCGCTACGGCGCCGCCCAGATCGTCGACCTCGACGACCAAGGCACCTGA
- a CDS encoding GNAT family N-acetyltransferase produces the protein MTADSIESAEQLADAWRLLVLDREPDADVRDLPGVAVRWADGLFPFWNCVTLTEADVDADLLGHRLAAAADVMRAKRGSGFLWLFEDLLADDARAALDAAADRAGFEYSFPGTGMAGDLLPLAEPEHPDLTFVRVTTDEHLDAYADLNARAYGFTREQGRAAFAGSALWKNDVHAYLGLLDGVPVTCAGSVAVAGRLFVVLVATDPDRERRGFGAAVTRKVLHEGGRATGLTRATLHATAAGAPVYRRIGFRPNSAIRFYRLKD, from the coding sequence ATGACCGCGGACTCGATCGAATCGGCGGAACAGCTCGCCGACGCCTGGCGACTGCTGGTGCTCGACCGCGAACCCGACGCCGACGTGCGCGACCTCCCCGGCGTCGCCGTGCGCTGGGCCGACGGCCTGTTCCCGTTCTGGAACTGCGTGACCCTGACCGAGGCCGACGTGGACGCCGACCTGCTCGGACACCGGTTGGCCGCGGCGGCGGACGTCATGCGCGCGAAGCGCGGGTCCGGTTTCCTGTGGCTCTTCGAAGACCTGTTGGCCGACGACGCCCGCGCGGCGCTGGACGCCGCCGCCGACCGGGCCGGGTTCGAGTACTCCTTCCCCGGCACGGGCATGGCCGGCGACCTGCTCCCGCTCGCCGAGCCCGAGCACCCCGACCTGACGTTCGTGCGCGTGACCACCGACGAACACCTCGACGCCTACGCGGACCTCAACGCCCGTGCCTACGGCTTCACCCGGGAACAGGGCCGTGCCGCGTTCGCCGGTTCCGCGCTGTGGAAGAACGACGTCCACGCCTACCTGGGCCTGCTCGACGGCGTTCCCGTGACGTGCGCGGGCAGCGTCGCGGTGGCCGGGCGGCTGTTCGTCGTGCTCGTGGCCACCGACCCGGACCGGGAACGCCGGGGTTTCGGCGCGGCCGTGACGCGCAAGGTCCTGCACGAAGGCGGCCGGGCGACCGGCCTGACCCGCGCCACGCTGCACGCGACGGCGGCCGGTGCGCCCGTCTACCGCCGGATCGGTTTCCGGCCGAACTCAGCGATCCGCTTCTACCGGCTCAAGGACTGA
- a CDS encoding M48 family metalloprotease has translation MNRPRPDAAWGRYALLILVPVLAACAAGELVYFVLCEEEYGAALKACMAQARAAAPDDVFERSRFFAHCRIPVELGKAGFVVAAGAVAVVGGVVLLRLLPRRLYRRAGRMRVAGERWQSAAAGAVRSLGGSVLPVVMIAADCREAFTVRTGGRVRIVLPRAVVTLPDDQALALLRHECAHVVAGDVRRVWLTRGVWWAAPVLFAAPVAVRVLEDDDPTPDSGDWVLRVVCSALLLTLLWVVARSVLRSREHAADLRAAGGAAERAALCGLLARGAGEDRTSGARRWAALHPSIDRRLAVVEAGVAVPTRWIDGLAIGALATCMMATTTWFLRPVLPGLELGGWGSLVAALVPGVVLGVAWGALSWETPAFLPWWRRMAAVLGLAAGVLVGLLLAPTALTMLVGDLPYFLNTWWLTALMVAGAGALTGTLGALIGNAPPAARWWASVTAAAVWVGAIAPIDVIATVIGEGGPLVGLAVAADMPSWAMLVGQGSIAVVAIWRCPGRPVAAVVTVGLAAAVVVTSLLSTDPLVGELTTERIVTDCTIAAGAGVAAAVLALVLRVDFGLAMAAAWGVTVLVAAGLAVVLGFAVDDALRFSLLPALNLLMIGLLALAAVTVPVSRPDPRVRVVPRSVLEPVEADR, from the coding sequence GTGAACCGCCCGCGACCCGACGCGGCGTGGGGACGCTACGCGCTGTTGATCCTTGTTCCCGTGCTGGCGGCCTGCGCGGCCGGTGAACTCGTGTACTTCGTGTTGTGCGAAGAGGAGTACGGCGCCGCGTTGAAGGCCTGCATGGCCCAGGCGCGGGCCGCGGCGCCGGACGACGTCTTCGAGCGTTCCCGGTTCTTCGCCCACTGTCGGATTCCCGTCGAACTGGGCAAGGCGGGCTTCGTCGTGGCCGCCGGTGCCGTCGCGGTGGTCGGCGGTGTCGTCCTGCTCCGACTGCTTCCCCGACGGCTTTACCGTCGCGCGGGACGGATGCGGGTGGCGGGGGAGCGGTGGCAGAGCGCCGCCGCCGGCGCCGTGCGGTCCCTGGGCGGCAGCGTCCTTCCGGTGGTGATGATCGCCGCCGACTGCCGCGAGGCGTTCACGGTGCGGACCGGCGGTCGCGTGCGGATCGTCCTGCCCCGGGCGGTCGTGACCCTGCCCGACGACCAGGCACTGGCCCTGCTACGGCACGAGTGCGCCCACGTGGTGGCCGGCGACGTGCGACGGGTGTGGCTGACGCGCGGGGTGTGGTGGGCGGCGCCGGTGCTGTTCGCCGCGCCCGTCGCGGTGCGGGTGCTCGAGGACGACGACCCCACGCCGGACTCGGGCGACTGGGTTCTCCGGGTGGTGTGCTCCGCGCTGCTGCTGACGCTGTTGTGGGTGGTGGCGCGAAGCGTGTTGCGGTCCCGTGAGCACGCGGCGGACCTGCGCGCCGCGGGCGGCGCGGCCGAGCGGGCGGCGTTGTGCGGTCTGCTGGCCCGCGGTGCCGGGGAGGACCGGACGTCGGGGGCGCGGCGGTGGGCGGCGCTCCACCCGTCGATCGACCGCAGGCTCGCGGTGGTCGAGGCCGGGGTCGCGGTGCCCACGCGCTGGATCGACGGCCTGGCGATCGGTGCGTTGGCCACCTGCATGATGGCGACGACCACGTGGTTCCTTCGCCCCGTCCTGCCGGGTCTGGAGCTTGGGGGGTGGGGCAGCCTCGTCGCGGCCTTGGTGCCGGGCGTGGTGCTCGGGGTCGCCTGGGGAGCGCTCTCCTGGGAGACACCGGCGTTCCTGCCGTGGTGGCGTCGGATGGCGGCCGTGCTCGGGTTGGCCGCGGGTGTCCTGGTGGGGCTGCTTCTGGCGCCGACCGCGTTGACGATGCTCGTCGGCGATCTTCCGTACTTCCTGAACACCTGGTGGCTGACCGCGCTGATGGTCGCCGGTGCCGGCGCGCTCACCGGCACGCTCGGGGCGTTGATCGGGAACGCTCCGCCCGCCGCGCGGTGGTGGGCGAGCGTGACGGCCGCCGCGGTGTGGGTCGGCGCGATCGCGCCGATCGACGTGATCGCGACCGTGATCGGCGAAGGCGGACCGCTGGTCGGACTGGCCGTCGCCGCGGACATGCCGTCGTGGGCGATGCTCGTCGGACAGGGCTCGATCGCGGTCGTCGCGATCTGGCGGTGCCCGGGTCGACCGGTGGCGGCGGTCGTCACGGTCGGCCTGGCCGCCGCGGTCGTGGTGACGAGCCTGCTGTCCACCGATCCGCTGGTCGGGGAACTCACGACGGAACGGATCGTCACGGACTGCACGATCGCGGCCGGCGCGGGTGTCGCCGCGGCGGTCCTCGCCCTGGTCCTGCGGGTGGACTTCGGGTTGGCGATGGCCGCGGCCTGGGGCGTCACGGTGCTCGTGGCCGCGGGCCTGGCCGTCGTCCTCGGGTTCGCCGTGGACGACGCGCTGCGGTTCTCCCTCCTGCCCGCCCTCAACCTGCTGATGATCGGGCTGCTTGCCCTGGCCGCCGTCACGGTGCCCGTGAGTCGTCCCGATCCGCGCGTACGTGTCGTGCCCCGGTCAGTCCTTGAGCCGGTAGAAGCGGATCGCTGA
- a CDS encoding helix-turn-helix domain-containing protein: MAERRTELTDARRMVGHTQESLAEELHVERTTAHRWESGTPRPLPYLWPKLAKLLGRTPTELRDLPNGTKPTPASSDVDRRSALSSGVSMGVLLALGERTSGTRPECPLPATVAVTCGR, from the coding sequence ATGGCGGAACGACGGACGGAGTTGACCGACGCGCGGCGGATGGTGGGTCACACGCAGGAGAGTTTGGCCGAAGAGTTGCACGTCGAGCGGACCACTGCGCATCGGTGGGAGTCCGGCACGCCGCGACCGCTACCCTACCTCTGGCCGAAGTTGGCGAAGTTGCTCGGTAGAACACCTACTGAACTGCGCGATCTCCCGAACGGCACAAAGCCGACACCCGCGAGCAGTGACGTCGACCGTCGAAGCGCACTTTCATCCGGCGTGAGCATGGGAGTACTCCTGGCGCTCGGGGAGCGGACCTCGGGAACTCGCCCGGAGTGCCCGCTACCTGCAACCGTGGCAGTCACATGCGGGCGTTGA
- the ribD gene encoding bifunctional diaminohydroxyphosphoribosylaminopyrimidine deaminase/5-amino-6-(5-phosphoribosylamino)uracil reductase RibD, with the protein MGALSVDDLVGRDEWEAVNRQQQRPFVVYKFAATLDGRIAAEDGTSQWITSPESRAEVHLLRAGCQATVVGSGTQQADNPNLAVRGDDDPRLDLSIVTNPDRQPLRVVIDSNAKTPVDAKVCDDAAPTLIVVADDADSSHLDDVVDVLRVKRTGRGLDLDAVLQGLFARGIQGVFLEGGPTLAGSFIARGLVDRVVNYIAPALLGSGKSGLEDAGIRSMSGILRLALIDVARSGPDVRVVARPVR; encoded by the coding sequence GTGGGTGCGCTGAGTGTCGACGACCTGGTTGGCCGCGATGAATGGGAGGCCGTCAACCGGCAGCAGCAACGCCCGTTCGTCGTGTACAAGTTCGCGGCCACGCTCGACGGCCGAATCGCCGCCGAAGATGGCACGAGTCAGTGGATCACCAGCCCCGAAAGCCGGGCCGAAGTGCACCTGCTACGCGCCGGATGCCAGGCGACCGTGGTCGGCTCGGGAACGCAACAGGCCGACAACCCGAATCTTGCCGTTCGCGGCGACGACGACCCACGCCTTGATCTCTCGATTGTCACGAACCCCGATCGCCAGCCGTTGCGCGTCGTGATCGACAGCAACGCGAAAACACCTGTCGACGCCAAGGTGTGCGACGACGCCGCACCTACCCTGATCGTGGTGGCCGACGATGCCGACTCATCGCACCTCGACGACGTCGTCGACGTCCTCCGCGTCAAGCGGACCGGACGAGGCCTCGACCTGGACGCAGTACTGCAAGGGTTGTTCGCGCGAGGAATTCAGGGCGTTTTCCTGGAAGGCGGGCCGACGCTGGCCGGAAGCTTCATCGCACGCGGACTGGTCGACCGTGTCGTGAACTACATCGCTCCCGCATTGCTCGGTTCAGGCAAGAGCGGACTGGAGGACGCGGGCATCCGCAGCATGTCAGGAATCCTTCGCCTTGCATTGATCGACGTCGCCCGCAGCGGACCGGATGTGCGGGTGGTCGCGCGGCCGGTGAGGTAG
- a CDS encoding RNA-guided endonuclease InsQ/TnpB family protein: MPARYRYRIEPDAARQAMPARTFGCARVVFNDAIRCRTDAHQAGESISPAEVQGRVITAAKATEARAWLGEVASVAPVQSVRDAHRAYRNFFDSIAKRRKGRKVGHPEFKSRKDTRQSFRLTRNGFSLRPNGRLYVAKVGDVKVRWSRDLPSEPGSVTIILEPDGHHYASFVVEVAPTPLPPVEREAGLDLGITRLATVATSDGRRQDVANPKHLAGKLRKLARLEREKARRAKGGKNRARTGRKVAVQHGKVTRARRDYQHKQALNLIRDNQAVHVEDLNTAGMVRNRRLARAIHDAGWARFVRLLEEKAERHGRTVAKVSRWLPSSKTCSACGHLMAEMPLKVRTWTCPSCGTAHDRDHNAALNILAAGRAERLNACGAHVSPSVRVAMGDEAGTTPDAA; encoded by the coding sequence GTGCCGGCCAGGTACCGCTACCGCATCGAGCCCGACGCGGCTCGGCAAGCGATGCCGGCGCGCACGTTCGGGTGCGCCCGGGTGGTGTTCAACGACGCCATCCGCTGCCGGACCGACGCCCACCAGGCCGGGGAGAGTATCTCCCCGGCCGAGGTCCAGGGACGCGTGATCACGGCAGCGAAGGCGACCGAGGCACGCGCCTGGTTGGGCGAGGTCGCCTCGGTGGCGCCGGTCCAGTCGGTCCGCGACGCGCACCGCGCGTACCGGAACTTCTTCGACTCGATCGCCAAGCGTCGCAAGGGCCGCAAGGTCGGGCACCCCGAATTCAAGTCCCGCAAGGACACCCGGCAGTCGTTCCGCCTCACTCGCAACGGATTCTCCTTGCGCCCCAACGGGCGGCTGTATGTGGCGAAGGTCGGGGACGTGAAGGTGCGCTGGTCGCGGGACCTGCCGTCCGAGCCCGGCTCGGTCACGATCATCCTGGAGCCGGACGGCCACCACTACGCCTCGTTCGTCGTGGAGGTCGCCCCGACGCCGTTGCCGCCGGTGGAGCGGGAGGCCGGCCTGGACCTGGGGATCACGCGTCTGGCGACGGTGGCGACGAGCGACGGGCGACGGCAGGACGTCGCGAACCCGAAGCACCTGGCGGGCAAGCTGCGCAAGCTGGCCCGCCTGGAGCGGGAGAAGGCACGCCGCGCCAAGGGCGGCAAGAACCGGGCCAGGACCGGCCGCAAGGTCGCCGTCCAGCACGGCAAGGTCACCCGCGCCCGCAGGGACTACCAGCACAAGCAGGCCCTCAACCTGATCCGCGACAACCAAGCGGTCCACGTGGAGGACTTGAACACCGCCGGCATGGTCCGCAACCGGCGGCTGGCCCGTGCCATCCACGACGCGGGATGGGCGCGGTTCGTGCGGCTACTGGAGGAGAAAGCCGAACGCCACGGCCGGACCGTGGCCAAGGTGTCCCGCTGGCTGCCGTCCAGCAAGACGTGCTCGGCGTGCGGGCACCTCATGGCAGAAATGCCGCTCAAGGTTCGGACGTGGACGTGCCCGAGCTGCGGCACCGCGCACGACCGGGACCACAACGCCGCGCTCAACATCCTCGCCGCCGGACGGGCGGAGAGGCTAAACGCCTGTGGAGCCCACGTAAGCCCATCCGTCAGGGTGGCGATGGGTGATGAAGCAGGAACCACCCCGGACGCGGCGTAG
- the tnpA gene encoding IS200/IS605 family transposase: protein MITAACWPVVTEQDYRTGRHCVFGMHVHLVFVTKYRRDVLTGEHPDFLREVFGRICADFGAVLTECNGEDDQVHLLVEYPPQVAVSKLVNSLKGVSSRRLRQNYRVRTHRDHLWSPSYFAASCGGAPLSIIKQYVENQRRPA, encoded by the coding sequence ATGATTACCGCAGCATGTTGGCCTGTGGTCACTGAGCAGGATTACAGGACTGGTAGACACTGTGTTTTCGGGATGCATGTGCACTTGGTCTTCGTGACGAAGTACCGCCGTGATGTCCTCACTGGAGAGCATCCCGACTTCCTGCGGGAGGTGTTCGGCAGGATCTGCGCCGACTTCGGCGCGGTCCTGACCGAGTGCAACGGCGAGGACGATCAGGTCCACCTGCTGGTGGAGTATCCCCCGCAGGTCGCGGTGTCCAAGCTCGTGAACAGCCTCAAGGGCGTGTCGTCGCGCCGGTTGCGCCAGAACTACCGGGTCCGCACCCATCGAGATCATCTGTGGTCCCCGTCGTATTTCGCCGCGTCCTGCGGTGGCGCTCCGTTGTCGATCATCAAGCAGTACGTGGAGAACCAGCGACGGCCGGCATGA